The following are encoded in a window of Oncorhynchus keta strain PuntledgeMale-10-30-2019 chromosome 10, Oket_V2, whole genome shotgun sequence genomic DNA:
- the LOC127932624 gene encoding uncharacterized protein LOC127932624 isoform X1: MESQGSGGAAAPLWNHKVLEGLQHPYGITRFWRGCSTLMESQGSGGAAAPLWNHKVLEGLQHPYGITRFWRGCSTLMESQGSGGAAAPLWNHKVLEGLQHPYGITRFWRGCSTLMESQGSGGAAAPLWNHKVLEGLQHPYGITRFWRGCSTLMESQGSGGAAAPLWNHKVLEGLQHPYGITRFWRGCSTLMESQGSGGAAAPLWNHKVLEGLQHPYGITRFWRGCSTLMESQGSGGAAAPLWNHKVLEGLQHPYGITRFWRGCSTLDKCKYICQSYRITAVCSEINETIQYVLLHHEKAHNLATEDQ; encoded by the exons ATGGAATCACAAGGTTCTGGAGGGGCTGCAGCACCCTTATGGAATCACAAGGTTCTGGAGGGGCTGCAGCACCCTTATGGAATCACAAGGTTCTGGAGGGGCTGCAGCACCCTTATGGAATCACAAGGTTCTGGAGGGGCTGCAGCACCCTTATGGAATCACAAG GTTCTGGAGGGGCTGCAGCACCCTTATGGAATCACAAGGTTCTGGAGGGGCTGCAGCACCCTTATGGAATCACAAGGTTCTGGAGGGGCTGCAGCACCCTTATGGAATCACAAGGTTCTGGAGGGGCTGCAGCACCCTTATGGAATCACAAGGTTCTGGAGGGGCTGCAGCACCCTTATGGAATCACAAGGTTCTGGAGGGGCTGCAGCACCCTTATGGAATCACAAGGTTCTGGAGGGGCTGCAGCACCCTTATGGAATCACAAGGTTCTGGAGGGGCTGCAGCACCCTTATGGAATCACAAGGTTCTGGAGGGGCTGCAGCACCCTTATGGAATCACAAG GTTCTGGAGGGGCTGCAGCACCCTTATGGAATCACAAGGTTCTGGAGGGGCTGCAGCACCCTTATGGAATCACAAGGTTCTGGAGGGGCTGCAGCACCCTTATGGAATCACAAGGTTCTGGAGGGGCTGCAGCACCCTTATGGAATCACAAGGTTCTGGAGGGGCTGCAGCACCCTTATGGAATCACAAGGTTCTGGAGGGGCTGCAGCACCCTTATGGAATCACAAGGTTCTGGAGGGGCTGCAGCACCCTTATGGAATCACAAGGTTCTGGAGGGGCTGCAGCACCCTTGATAAATGTAAATACATCTGCCAAAGCTATAGaattactgctgtctgttcagaaataAATGAAACCATTCAGTATGTCCTACTACACCATGAGAAGGCCcataatttagccacagaggatcaatag
- the LOC127932624 gene encoding uncharacterized protein LOC127932624 isoform X2, with amino-acid sequence MESQGSGGAAAPLWNHKVLEGLQHPYGITRFWRGCSTLIESQGSGGAAAPLWNHKVLEGLQHPYGITRFWRGCSTLMESQGSGGAAAPLWNHKVLEGLQHPYGITRFWRGCSTLMESQGSGGAAAPLWNHKVLEGLQHPYGITRFWRGCSTLMESQGSGGAAAPLWNHKVLEGLQHPYGITRFWRGCSTLMESQGSGGAAAPLWNHKVLEGLQHPYGITRFWRGCSTLMESQGSGGAAAPLWNHKVLEGLQHP; translated from the exons ATGGAATCACAAGGTTCTGGAGGGGCTGCAGCACCCTTATGGAATCACAAGGTTCTGGAGGGGCTGCAGCACCCTTATGGAATCACAAGGTTCTGGAGGGGCTGCAGCACCCTTATAGAATCACAAGGTTCTGGAGGGGCTGCAGCACCCTTATGGAATCACAAGGTTCTGGAGGGGCTGCAGCACCCTTATGGAATCACAAGGTTCTGGAGGGGCTGCAGCACCCTTATGGAATCACAAGGTTCTGGAGGGGCTGCAGCACCCTTATGGAATCACAAGGTTCTGGAGGGGCTGCAGCACCCTTATGGAATCACAAGGTTCTGGAGGGGCTGCAGCACCCTTATGGAATCACAAGGTTCTGGAGGGGCTGCAGCACCCTTATGGAATCACAAGGTTCTGGAGGGGCTGCAGCACCCTTATGGAATCACAAGGTTCTGGAGGGGCTGCAGCACCCTTATGGAATCACAAG GTTCTGGAGGGGCTGCAGCACCCTTATGGAATCACAAGGTTCTGGAGGGGCTGCAGCACCCTTATGGAATCACAAGGTTCTGGAGGGGCTGCAGCACCCTTATGGAATCACAAGGTTCTGGAGGGGCTGCAGCACCCTTATGGAATCACAAGGTTCTGGAGGGGCTGCAGCACCCTTATGGAATCACAAGGTTCTGGAGGGGCTGCAGCACCCTTATGGAATCACAAGGTTCTGGAGGGGCTGCAGCACCCTTATGGAATCACAAGGTTCTGGAGGGGCTGCAGCACCCTTGA